A part of Variovorax sp. HW608 genomic DNA contains:
- a CDS encoding heavy metal translocating P-type ATPase, with protein sequence MNSSLALSPPSTPGTKEWSLPIEGMSCASCVARVERSLASVAGVTEASVNLATEAATVRTDGSVARDALRAAVEKAGYSVGVEEAPAAPDTAPSSAAAARRRGRNDAWPVIAAALLSAPLVLPMFALVFGEEWMLDGWLQFALATPVQFWLGARFYRSGWKALKARAGNMDLLVALGTSAAYGLSVYLLFAHRGHGMPHLYFEASAVVITLVLLGKWLETRAKRQTTEAIRALNALRPERARVRRNGTEQEVPVERVSIDDLVVIRPGERVPVDALVVDGASEVDESLITGESLPVSKGVGNSVTGGSVNGQGLLVVRTTAVGAESTLARIVRLVESAQAKKAPIQRLVDQVSSVFVPVVIGLAALTFLGWGIGTGNWEAAILNAVAVLVIACPCALGLATPTAIMAGTGVAARHGVLIKDAEALEVAHGIQVVAFDKTGTLTEGRPVLVACEADDGDQAALLRASAAIQSGSEHPLARAVLAAATHDGIETPSASAVRAVAGRGMSALVDGRELRLGSTRFMRELAVPLGKLDARASQLQSEGRTVSWLADVTDRPLLIGLLAFGDTPKPSAAAAIHQLHAQGIRTALVSGDNRGSAEAVARALKIDTVRAEVLPEDKAAIVGELKRDGERVAMVGDGINDAPALAAADVGIAMSTGTDVAMHAAGITLMRGDPALVSDAIDISRRTYAKIRQNLFWAFAYNVVGIPLAALGLLSPVIAGAAMAFSSVSVVSNALLLRRWKGIAR encoded by the coding sequence ATGAATTCCAGCCTGGCGCTTTCTCCCCCATCGACCCCCGGCACCAAGGAGTGGTCGCTCCCCATCGAAGGCATGAGCTGCGCGTCGTGCGTCGCCCGCGTCGAACGTTCACTGGCGAGCGTTGCCGGCGTCACCGAGGCCAGCGTCAATCTCGCCACCGAGGCGGCCACCGTCCGCACCGACGGCTCGGTGGCGCGCGATGCGCTGCGCGCCGCCGTCGAGAAGGCCGGCTACAGCGTCGGCGTGGAAGAAGCGCCGGCCGCACCGGATACCGCACCGTCCTCGGCTGCGGCGGCACGCCGGCGCGGCCGCAACGACGCCTGGCCGGTAATCGCCGCCGCCCTGCTCTCGGCCCCGCTGGTGCTGCCGATGTTCGCCCTCGTCTTCGGCGAGGAATGGATGCTCGATGGCTGGCTGCAGTTCGCGCTCGCGACACCGGTCCAGTTCTGGCTGGGCGCGCGCTTCTACCGCTCGGGGTGGAAGGCGCTGAAAGCGCGCGCCGGCAACATGGACCTGCTGGTGGCGCTCGGCACCTCGGCGGCGTACGGGCTCAGCGTCTACCTGCTCTTCGCGCATCGCGGCCATGGCATGCCGCACCTGTATTTCGAGGCCTCGGCCGTGGTCATCACGCTGGTGCTGCTCGGCAAGTGGCTCGAAACGCGGGCCAAGCGGCAGACCACCGAGGCCATCCGCGCGCTGAACGCGTTGCGCCCCGAGCGCGCGCGCGTGCGGCGCAACGGCACCGAGCAGGAAGTGCCCGTCGAAAGGGTCAGCATTGACGACCTCGTCGTCATCCGCCCCGGCGAGCGCGTGCCGGTCGATGCGCTGGTCGTCGATGGGGCGAGCGAAGTCGACGAGTCGCTGATCACCGGTGAGAGCCTGCCGGTCTCCAAGGGCGTGGGCAATTCGGTGACCGGCGGCTCGGTCAACGGCCAGGGCCTGCTGGTCGTGCGGACCACGGCGGTGGGCGCTGAATCCACGCTGGCGCGCATCGTGCGGCTGGTCGAATCGGCGCAGGCGAAGAAGGCGCCGATCCAGCGGCTGGTCGACCAGGTCAGCAGCGTCTTCGTGCCGGTGGTGATCGGCCTCGCGGCGCTCACCTTCCTGGGCTGGGGCATCGGCACCGGCAACTGGGAGGCCGCGATCCTCAACGCGGTCGCGGTGCTGGTCATCGCCTGCCCTTGCGCGCTGGGCCTTGCCACGCCGACCGCGATCATGGCCGGCACCGGCGTCGCCGCGCGGCACGGCGTGCTCATCAAGGACGCCGAGGCGCTCGAAGTCGCGCACGGTATCCAGGTCGTCGCCTTCGACAAGACCGGCACGCTGACCGAGGGCCGGCCGGTGCTCGTGGCCTGCGAAGCGGACGATGGGGACCAGGCCGCCCTCCTGCGCGCCAGTGCGGCGATCCAGTCGGGCAGCGAGCATCCGCTCGCGCGCGCCGTGCTCGCCGCCGCGACGCACGACGGCATCGAAACGCCTTCCGCGAGCGCCGTGCGCGCCGTGGCGGGGCGTGGCATGTCGGCGCTCGTCGACGGGCGCGAGCTGCGCCTCGGCAGCACGCGCTTCATGCGCGAACTCGCGGTGCCGCTCGGCAAGCTCGATGCGCGCGCCTCGCAGCTGCAGTCGGAAGGCCGCACCGTCTCGTGGCTGGCGGACGTGACAGATCGGCCCCTCCTGATCGGCCTGCTCGCCTTCGGGGACACGCCCAAGCCCAGCGCCGCGGCGGCCATCCACCAGCTTCATGCGCAAGGCATCCGCACCGCGCTCGTGTCCGGCGACAACCGCGGCAGCGCCGAGGCCGTGGCCCGCGCATTGAAGATCGACACCGTGCGCGCCGAAGTGCTGCCCGAAGACAAGGCCGCGATCGTCGGGGAGCTCAAGCGCGACGGCGAGCGCGTCGCCATGGTCGGCGACGGCATCAACGATGCGCCGGCACTGGCGGCGGCCGACGTCGGCATCGCGATGTCCACCGGCACCGACGTCGCGATGCATGCGGCCGGCATCACGCTCATGCGCGGCGACCCGGCGCTGGTCAGCGACGCGATCGACATCTCGCGCCGCACCTACGCCAAGATCCGGCAGAACCTGTTCTGGGCCTTTGCCTACAACGTCGTCGGCATCCCCCTGGCCGCCCTCGGGTTGTTGAGCCCGGTCATCGCCGGCGCGGCGATGGCCTTCAGCAGCGTGAGCGTGGTGAGCAACGCGCTGCTGCTGCGGCGCTGGAAAGGAATCGCGCGATGA
- a CDS encoding methylated-DNA--[protein]-cysteine S-methyltransferase, translating into MKFKRSTLHTMHFDSALGGITLAATDQGLAGVWFDQQRHSPDMAGWQRSDDHPVLREAATQLADYFAGRRQHFDLPLDLSHGTAFQQSVWRALLAIPSRQTTSYGALSAGVGKPAAVRAVGAAVGRNPISVIVPCHRVLGSDGSLTGYAGGLERKGALLELEGAHP; encoded by the coding sequence ATGAAGTTCAAGCGTTCCACCCTCCACACCATGCATTTCGACAGTGCGCTCGGCGGCATCACGTTGGCCGCGACCGACCAGGGACTGGCCGGCGTCTGGTTCGACCAACAGCGCCATTCGCCCGACATGGCGGGCTGGCAGCGCAGCGACGACCATCCGGTGCTGCGCGAGGCGGCCACGCAACTGGCCGACTATTTCGCCGGCCGCAGGCAGCATTTCGATCTGCCGCTCGACCTTTCGCACGGCACCGCGTTCCAGCAATCGGTGTGGCGCGCGCTGCTCGCGATTCCGAGCAGGCAGACCACCAGCTACGGCGCGCTCAGCGCCGGCGTCGGCAAGCCCGCGGCGGTGCGCGCCGTGGGCGCGGCAGTGGGCCGCAATCCGATCAGCGTGATCGTCCCGTGCCACCGCGTGCTGGGCTCGGATGGTTCGCTGACCGGCTATGCGGGCGGCCTCGAGCGCAAGGGCGCGCTGCTCGAACTCGAAGGTGCGCATCCATGA
- a CDS encoding cupin, whose product MGASHIDKMSSTSSDCRMWVDDPAGFSTGKVGRLHHDYHRHPLFQLPELEALAKELAPLKQCRFVRPGITQASDFAHDSVPPDGRSIEDVFRRIEEPGSWIALYDIEVIPRYKELLDHILGNVREVIEREQRGMFQVTGFIFISAPPSVTPFHIDRENNFWLMLHGRKVLNVWDHSDRTVVPLDAVEDFIVAHSLRRVRLKDEYRARSHEFDVRAGDGVYFPSTSPHMTRSDPEWASPGDRVAISIGVNFYTPVTRHAAQVHQINRVLRKCGLSPSGPGESAALDAIRAPIGKLTGIARSSLARVLRPILHKGRGGYKPPTGSF is encoded by the coding sequence ATGGGCGCCAGCCATATCGACAAGATGTCGTCCACGAGTTCGGACTGCCGGATGTGGGTGGACGATCCGGCCGGTTTCTCGACCGGCAAGGTGGGCCGGCTTCATCACGACTACCACCGCCATCCTCTGTTCCAGCTTCCCGAGCTCGAAGCGCTGGCGAAGGAGCTGGCGCCGCTGAAGCAGTGCCGCTTCGTTCGCCCGGGCATCACGCAGGCCTCGGACTTTGCCCATGACAGCGTTCCGCCGGACGGGCGCAGCATCGAGGACGTGTTCCGCCGCATCGAGGAGCCGGGCTCGTGGATCGCGCTGTACGACATCGAGGTGATCCCACGCTACAAGGAACTTCTCGACCACATCCTCGGGAACGTGCGCGAGGTCATCGAGCGCGAGCAGCGCGGCATGTTCCAGGTGACCGGCTTCATCTTCATTTCGGCGCCGCCCTCGGTGACGCCTTTCCACATCGATCGCGAGAACAACTTCTGGCTGATGCTGCACGGCCGCAAGGTGCTCAACGTGTGGGACCACAGCGACCGCACGGTGGTGCCGCTCGATGCGGTGGAGGACTTCATCGTCGCGCATTCGCTGCGCAGGGTGCGGCTCAAGGACGAGTACCGTGCGCGCAGCCACGAGTTCGACGTGCGCGCGGGGGACGGCGTCTATTTCCCGAGCACCTCGCCGCACATGACCCGGTCCGATCCCGAATGGGCCTCACCGGGCGACCGGGTCGCGATCTCGATCGGCGTCAATTTCTACACGCCGGTCACCCGCCATGCTGCACAGGTGCACCAGATCAACCGGGTGCTGCGCAAGTGCGGCCTGTCGCCCTCGGGGCCCGGTGAATCGGCGGCGCTGGATGCGATCAGGGCGCCGATCGGCAAGCTGACCGGCATCGCGCGCTCGTCGCTGGCGCGCGTCCTGCGGCCGATCCTGCACAAGGGGCGGGGCGGCTACAAGCCGCCGACCGGCTCCTTCTAA
- a CDS encoding phosphomannomutase/phosphoglucomutase has protein sequence MQLSASIFKAYDIRGVVPSTLNPEVAEALGKAFGSAARAAGEKAVAVGRDGRLSGPSLSEALIKGLVATGIEVIDVGAVTTPMLYFAAHTLCTSGIQVTGSHNPKDYNGFKMVLAGRAIYGDEIQNLRKVMETGSATLAPGGSVRKVDITEAYTKRITSDIKLARPLRIVVDSGNGIAGASAPAILRAIGCEVTELYSEVDGDFPNHHPDPSKPENLRDLIAALKAGDAELGLAFDGDGDRLGIVTKDGSNIFPDRQMVLFAQDVLSRVPGATIVYDVKCSQRLGPAIEAAGGKPMIYKTGHSLIKAKMKEIDSPLGGEMSGHIFFKERWFGFDDGTYAGCRLLEILSKSPNASDVLNALPTSFSTPELNVKCAEGEPHGLVDQLVGTAKFEAPAKVSTIDGLRVDWPDGFGLIRASNTTPVLVLRFEGQTDAALKRIEGEMLALLKQVKPDAALAEAAH, from the coding sequence ATGCAGCTCAGTGCATCGATCTTCAAGGCCTACGACATTCGCGGGGTCGTCCCCTCGACCCTCAACCCGGAAGTCGCCGAGGCGCTCGGCAAGGCCTTCGGAAGCGCGGCGCGGGCCGCTGGCGAGAAAGCCGTGGCGGTGGGGCGTGACGGGCGCCTGTCGGGCCCATCGCTTTCCGAGGCGCTGATCAAGGGCCTCGTGGCCACGGGCATCGAGGTGATCGACGTCGGCGCGGTGACCACGCCGATGCTGTACTTCGCGGCGCACACGCTCTGCACCAGCGGCATCCAGGTGACCGGCAGCCACAATCCCAAGGATTACAACGGCTTCAAGATGGTGCTCGCCGGCCGTGCGATCTACGGCGACGAGATCCAGAACCTGCGCAAGGTGATGGAGACGGGCAGCGCCACGCTCGCCCCCGGCGGCAGCGTGCGCAAGGTCGACATCACCGAGGCCTATACGAAACGCATCACGAGCGATATCAAGCTCGCGCGGCCGCTCAGGATCGTGGTGGATTCGGGCAACGGCATCGCGGGCGCATCGGCCCCGGCGATCCTGCGCGCGATCGGCTGCGAAGTGACCGAGCTCTACAGCGAGGTCGACGGCGACTTTCCCAATCACCACCCCGATCCGAGCAAGCCCGAGAACCTGCGCGACCTGATCGCGGCCCTGAAGGCCGGCGACGCCGAACTGGGACTGGCCTTCGACGGCGACGGCGACCGCCTCGGCATCGTCACCAAGGACGGCAGCAACATCTTTCCCGATCGCCAGATGGTGCTGTTCGCGCAGGACGTGCTCTCGCGCGTGCCGGGCGCGACCATCGTCTACGACGTCAAGTGCTCGCAGCGCCTCGGCCCGGCCATCGAGGCCGCGGGCGGCAAGCCGATGATCTACAAGACCGGCCATTCCCTCATCAAGGCCAAGATGAAGGAGATCGATTCGCCGCTCGGCGGCGAGATGAGCGGCCACATCTTCTTCAAGGAGCGCTGGTTCGGCTTCGACGACGGCACCTATGCGGGCTGCCGCCTGCTCGAAATCCTCAGCAAGAGCCCGAACGCGAGCGACGTGCTCAACGCGCTGCCGACCAGCTTCTCGACGCCCGAGCTCAACGTGAAGTGCGCCGAAGGCGAGCCGCATGGGCTCGTCGACCAACTGGTCGGGACGGCGAAGTTCGAGGCGCCGGCCAAGGTGTCGACCATCGACGGCCTGCGCGTGGATTGGCCTGACGGCTTCGGGCTGATCCGCGCGTCCAACACCACGCCGGTGCTGGTGCTGCGCTTCGAGGGCCAGACCGATGCGGCGCTCAAGCGCATCGAAGGCGAGATGCTGGCCCTGCTCAAGCAGGTGAAGCCCGACGCTGCCCTGGCCGAGGCCGCACACTGA
- a CDS encoding DNA-3-methyladenine glycosylase 2 family protein, producing MSCAASIEELESDACYLAMKAHDARFDGSFFTGVTSTGVYCRPVCRVKLPRRENCRFFRHAAQAEAAGFRPCLRCRPELAPRAASWSTEDASRILALQAARLIDEPDAWAEDGPGAASIAARLGVSDRHLRRIFESQFGVSPLQYLQTRRLLAAKQLIADTRLPMTQVALASGFSSVRRFNAAFLAHYGLNPSALRRAGASSGHREDESIEVRLGFRPPYDSAAMLDFFGRRALRGVEAATGHRGAPEFARTLRVTHGGHTLQGWLRLRFDTQREQVMLRVGDSLATVLPIVISRVRAMLDLDADPMAINAALHASFPHGDGMRVPGTVEGFELAVRAVLGQQITIAAARTLGSRLVQAFGEPIATPVEGLDRLFPTPSAIAGASGDALGQLGIVRQRQAALLALAREAIDGRLALHPGADVPSTIGALQSLPGIGDWTAQYIAMRALRWPDAFPAGDVALQKALGVTSARAATEASLAWRPWRGYAVLRAWYGPAPAPEVSSTAVASAEPLAPMPA from the coding sequence ATGTCTTGCGCGGCTTCCATTGAAGAACTCGAGAGCGACGCCTGCTACCTGGCGATGAAGGCGCACGATGCGCGCTTCGACGGCTCGTTCTTCACCGGCGTGACCTCCACCGGCGTGTATTGCCGGCCGGTGTGCCGCGTGAAGCTGCCACGGCGCGAGAACTGCCGCTTCTTCCGCCATGCCGCACAGGCCGAGGCCGCCGGATTCCGCCCCTGCCTGCGCTGCCGCCCCGAACTCGCGCCGCGCGCGGCGAGCTGGTCGACCGAGGATGCATCGCGCATCCTCGCGCTGCAGGCCGCGCGGCTCATCGACGAGCCCGACGCCTGGGCCGAGGACGGCCCCGGCGCAGCAAGCATCGCCGCGCGGCTCGGCGTGAGCGACCGGCACCTGCGCCGGATCTTCGAATCGCAGTTCGGCGTCTCGCCGCTGCAATACCTCCAGACGCGGCGCCTGCTCGCGGCCAAGCAACTCATCGCCGACACCCGGCTGCCGATGACCCAGGTCGCGCTCGCCAGCGGCTTTTCGAGCGTGCGCCGCTTCAACGCAGCCTTCCTCGCGCACTACGGGCTCAATCCCAGCGCGCTACGGCGCGCGGGCGCATCGAGCGGCCACCGCGAGGACGAAAGCATCGAGGTCCGCCTCGGTTTCCGTCCGCCCTATGACAGTGCCGCGATGCTGGACTTCTTCGGGCGGCGTGCCCTGCGCGGCGTCGAGGCCGCCACCGGCCATCGCGGCGCACCGGAGTTCGCGCGCACCCTTCGCGTCACGCACGGCGGACACACCCTGCAAGGCTGGCTGCGGCTTCGCTTCGACACGCAACGCGAGCAGGTGATGCTGCGCGTGGGCGATTCGCTCGCAACGGTGCTGCCGATCGTCATCAGCCGGGTGCGCGCGATGCTCGATCTCGACGCCGATCCGATGGCGATCAATGCCGCATTGCATGCGAGCTTTCCGCACGGCGACGGGATGCGCGTGCCCGGCACGGTCGAGGGCTTCGAGCTCGCGGTGCGCGCGGTGCTCGGGCAGCAGATCACGATCGCGGCGGCGCGCACGCTGGGCTCACGGCTGGTGCAGGCCTTCGGCGAGCCGATCGCGACGCCGGTCGAAGGACTGGACCGGCTCTTTCCGACGCCTTCCGCCATCGCCGGCGCGAGCGGCGATGCGCTCGGCCAGCTCGGCATCGTGCGCCAGCGGCAGGCCGCCTTGCTGGCCCTCGCGCGCGAAGCGATCGACGGCCGGCTTGCGCTGCATCCGGGCGCCGATGTGCCATCGACGATCGGGGCGCTGCAATCGCTGCCCGGCATCGGCGACTGGACCGCGCAGTACATCGCGATGCGCGCGCTGCGCTGGCCCGATGCCTTTCCGGCCGGTGACGTCGCGCTGCAGAAGGCGCTGGGCGTGACGAGCGCACGCGCCGCGACCGAAGCCTCGCTCGCATGGCGGCCGTGGCGCGGCTACGCGGTGCTTCGCGCGTGGTACGGCCCCGCGCCTGCGCCCGAAGTTTCATCGACGGCCGTTGCGTCGGCCGAGCCACTCGCGCCCATGCCGGCGTGA
- the cueR gene encoding Cu(I)-responsive transcriptional regulator, translating to MSGGPFNIGEAAARSGVSAKMVRHYESLGLVPGVARTEAGYRQYTESNVHTLRFIRRARDLGFSMAEIAELLKLWQNKQRASADVKRIALAHAEDLHRRIEEMEAMKRTLERLAHCCHGDHRPDCPILDELAE from the coding sequence ATGAGCGGCGGCCCCTTCAACATCGGCGAAGCGGCCGCGCGCTCGGGCGTGTCGGCGAAGATGGTGCGGCACTATGAGTCGCTGGGCCTCGTGCCCGGCGTGGCGCGCACCGAGGCCGGTTATCGGCAATACACCGAGAGCAATGTGCACACGCTGCGCTTCATCCGCCGTGCGCGCGATCTCGGCTTCAGCATGGCCGAGATCGCGGAGCTGTTGAAGCTCTGGCAGAACAAGCAGCGTGCGAGCGCCGACGTGAAGCGCATCGCGCTCGCGCATGCAGAGGACCTGCATCGGCGCATCGAGGAGATGGAGGCGATGAAGCGGACGCTGGAGCGGCTGGCGCATTGCTGCCATGGGGACCATCGGCCGGACTGTCCCATCCTCGACGAACTGGCGGAGTGA
- a CDS encoding c-type cytochrome has translation MKKNPRFPRRIGMAALLAACTLAATSALAAPPPGHVPDTIEQRVAACIACHGREGSSTEAGYFPRLSGKPSAYLFNQLQSFRDGRRLNSDMTHMVRHMSDAYLHEIADYFASIQLPYPAPPATTDATPEMLARGKALVSEGDAGRDIPACVRCHGEALTGVLPGIPALVGLPRLYLSSQLGAWLTDDRHALEPDCMTKVGRKLTAADINAVASWLAMQPMPANPKPIAAPPSPVPMACSALNN, from the coding sequence ATGAAGAAGAACCCACGATTCCCGCGTCGTATCGGCATGGCGGCCCTGCTCGCCGCCTGCACGCTCGCGGCGACATCCGCCCTCGCGGCACCACCGCCCGGGCATGTTCCCGACACCATCGAGCAGCGCGTGGCCGCCTGCATCGCCTGCCATGGCCGCGAAGGATCGAGCACGGAGGCGGGCTACTTCCCGCGGCTGTCGGGCAAGCCGTCGGCGTATCTCTTCAACCAGCTGCAAAGCTTCCGTGACGGCAGGCGCCTCAACTCCGACATGACGCACATGGTGCGGCACATGTCGGACGCATATCTGCACGAGATCGCCGACTACTTCGCGTCGATCCAGTTGCCCTACCCCGCGCCGCCCGCCACCACCGACGCGACGCCGGAGATGCTCGCGCGCGGCAAGGCGCTGGTGTCCGAAGGCGATGCCGGGCGCGACATCCCGGCCTGCGTGCGTTGCCACGGGGAAGCGCTCACCGGCGTGCTGCCGGGGATTCCCGCACTCGTGGGCCTGCCGAGGCTCTATCTTTCGTCGCAGCTCGGCGCGTGGCTCACCGACGACCGCCACGCACTCGAGCCCGATTGCATGACGAAGGTCGGACGCAAGCTCACCGCCGCCGACATCAACGCGGTCGCGAGCTGGCTCGCGATGCAGCCCATGCCCGCGAATCCCAAACCCATTGCGGCACCGCCGAGCCCGGTGCCGATGGCGTGCAGCGCGCTGAACAACTGA
- a CDS encoding DUF1345 domain-containing protein, which produces MRTRFVMMAGWQRLLCGGVAGLAVGLGLRFLPWRLDGIACGLIGWCVGAAVYLLPAWRLAEISNAQGTRHRAQALDQPRASILAVMLTAVGVSAIVIAMLLQRVPHLCGAQRVGHIALGLLALACSWLLIHTIYAFHYAHRYYQAECGEQGHQGHQGHLAGLDFPGKAEPDYFDFLYYSFVVGMTSQVSDVQVRSREMRRLTLVHGVLAFAFNMLVLALSINVVAATMQDSSPPGGSCTASSAAAQLDQARR; this is translated from the coding sequence ATGCGCACACGCTTCGTGATGATGGCCGGCTGGCAGCGCCTGCTGTGTGGCGGGGTGGCGGGTCTTGCCGTGGGCCTCGGACTCCGGTTCCTGCCATGGCGGCTCGATGGCATCGCCTGCGGGCTGATCGGCTGGTGCGTGGGCGCCGCGGTGTATCTCTTGCCCGCGTGGCGGCTGGCCGAGATCTCCAATGCGCAAGGCACGCGGCACAGGGCGCAGGCGCTCGACCAGCCGCGCGCGTCGATCCTCGCGGTGATGCTGACCGCGGTCGGTGTCAGCGCGATCGTGATCGCGATGCTGCTGCAGCGCGTGCCGCATCTGTGCGGGGCGCAGCGCGTGGGGCACATCGCGCTGGGGCTGCTCGCGCTCGCATGCTCGTGGCTGCTGATCCACACCATCTACGCCTTTCACTACGCGCACCGCTATTACCAGGCGGAGTGCGGCGAGCAGGGCCACCAGGGCCACCAGGGACATCTGGCAGGACTCGACTTCCCGGGCAAGGCCGAGCCAGACTACTTCGACTTCCTGTATTACAGCTTCGTGGTCGGCATGACCTCGCAGGTGTCGGACGTGCAGGTGCGGTCGCGTGAGATGCGGCGGCTCACGCTGGTCCATGGCGTACTCGCGTTCGCCTTCAACATGCTGGTGCTGGCCCTGTCGATCAACGTGGTGGCGGCGACCATGCAGGATTCGTCGCCGCCGGGCGGCTCATGCACCGCGTCTTCCGCCGCCGCCCAGCTTGACCAGGCCCGTCGATAG
- a CDS encoding DMT family transporter, which yields MSDYAANEAAPAKASPPPSKAQAASRRWLVDLLLLAALWGASFLFMRIGAAEFGALPTAAVRVAIATVFLLPLLVMRGQWSAFRQHWKPALGIGVLNSGLPFAFFAFALLTLNSGLAAVLNATVPMFGALVAWAWFGDRPDRSRIIGLVIGFIGVAMLAGRGAGFHSGANESAARWAIAACLAACICYAFAASLTRKHLVGVPALATATGSQIGATLALVLPALLLWPAQMPSLRAWLALAAVGIACTGLAYILFFRLIEHAGPARALTVTFLVPVFAVFYGAVFLGEEITQWMLICAVVIVCGVALSTGLVKLGGGGRRGA from the coding sequence ATGAGCGATTACGCGGCCAACGAAGCAGCGCCCGCGAAGGCATCCCCTCCCCCATCGAAAGCGCAAGCTGCCAGCCGGCGCTGGCTGGTCGACCTGCTGCTGCTCGCCGCGCTGTGGGGCGCATCCTTCCTCTTCATGCGCATCGGCGCGGCCGAGTTCGGCGCCCTGCCGACGGCGGCCGTGCGGGTGGCGATCGCGACGGTCTTCCTGCTGCCGCTGCTCGTGATGCGCGGGCAATGGTCGGCGTTCCGGCAGCACTGGAAGCCGGCGCTCGGCATCGGTGTGCTCAACTCGGGCCTGCCCTTCGCCTTCTTCGCGTTCGCGCTGCTGACGCTCAACAGCGGGCTCGCGGCGGTGCTCAACGCCACGGTGCCGATGTTCGGCGCGCTCGTCGCCTGGGCATGGTTCGGCGACCGGCCGGATCGCTCGCGCATCATCGGGCTGGTGATCGGCTTTATCGGCGTCGCGATGCTCGCCGGGCGCGGCGCGGGTTTCCACTCGGGCGCGAACGAAAGCGCGGCGCGATGGGCGATTGCGGCGTGCCTCGCCGCGTGCATCTGCTACGCCTTCGCGGCGAGCCTCACACGCAAGCATCTGGTGGGTGTGCCCGCGCTCGCGACCGCCACCGGCAGCCAGATCGGCGCCACGCTCGCGCTCGTGCTGCCGGCACTGTTGCTCTGGCCCGCACAGATGCCCAGCCTGCGCGCTTGGCTGGCGCTGGCCGCCGTGGGCATAGCGTGCACCGGGCTGGCCTACATCCTGTTCTTCCGGCTGATCGAGCACGCGGGACCGGCGCGCGCCTTGACGGTGACCTTCCTGGTGCCGGTGTTCGCGGTGTTCTACGGCGCGGTGTTCCTCGGCGAGGAGATCACGCAGTGGATGCTGATCTGCGCCGTGGTGATCGTGTGCGGCGTCGCGCTATCGACGGGCCTGGTCAAGCTGGGCGGCGGCGGAAGACGCGGTGCATGA
- a CDS encoding cytochrome c: MRRLLYGLLFLATLGILAAFAIVGLNLRGETKLPDPPTSFNPTPELVERGRYLALAGNCAGCHSALGSAPYAGGVGIETPFGTVFSSNLTPDPAAGIGSWNSDHFWRALHNGRSKDGRLLYPAFPYPNFTRVTREDSDAIFAYLGTVPASPTPNRAHELRFPYEMQAALAVWRALSFMPGTFESNPNKSAQWNRGAYLVEGLGHCIACHGTRNVLGATQEKLGLSGGLIAVQNWYAPSLTSKREAGVAEWAPHDVVELLKNGRSERGSVMGPMADVVYGSTQHLTEADLLAMASYLKELPSTSAAVAPTTSPKRDARVMERGQHIFDQRCAYCHGDQGQGAVGAYPPLAGNRAVLMNSPVNLIQIVRHGGFLPTTVGNPRPYGMPPFRIVLDDSDVAAVLTYIRGSWGNDAPPVTARDLLRQ; encoded by the coding sequence ATGCGACGCCTTCTCTATGGACTGCTCTTCCTGGCGACGCTGGGCATCCTCGCCGCGTTCGCCATTGTCGGGCTCAACCTGCGCGGCGAGACCAAGCTGCCCGATCCCCCGACTTCGTTCAACCCCACGCCCGAGCTCGTCGAACGCGGCCGCTACCTTGCGCTGGCCGGGAATTGCGCCGGCTGCCACTCGGCGCTCGGCAGCGCGCCGTATGCCGGCGGTGTCGGCATCGAGACGCCCTTCGGCACCGTCTTCTCGAGCAACCTCACGCCCGACCCCGCGGCGGGCATCGGCAGCTGGAACTCCGACCACTTCTGGCGTGCACTGCACAACGGGCGGTCGAAGGACGGGCGGCTGCTCTACCCCGCTTTCCCTTACCCCAACTTCACCCGCGTGACGCGCGAGGATTCGGACGCGATCTTCGCGTACCTGGGCACGGTCCCCGCGTCGCCGACGCCGAACCGGGCCCATGAGCTGCGCTTTCCGTACGAAATGCAGGCGGCCCTCGCCGTGTGGCGGGCGCTCTCGTTCATGCCGGGCACCTTCGAGTCCAACCCCAACAAGTCGGCGCAATGGAATCGGGGCGCCTACCTGGTCGAGGGCCTCGGCCATTGCATCGCCTGCCACGGCACGCGCAATGTGCTCGGCGCCACGCAGGAAAAGCTCGGCCTCTCGGGCGGGCTCATCGCGGTGCAGAACTGGTATGCGCCATCGCTGACCTCGAAGCGCGAGGCCGGCGTGGCCGAATGGGCGCCGCATGACGTCGTCGAGCTGCTCAAGAACGGGCGCTCGGAGCGCGGCTCGGTCATGGGCCCGATGGCCGACGTCGTCTACGGCAGCACGCAGCATCTGACAGAAGCCGACCTGCTCGCGATGGCCAGCTACCTCAAGGAGCTGCCGAGTACCTCGGCCGCGGTGGCGCCGACGACCTCGCCCAAGCGCGACGCGCGCGTGATGGAGCGCGGCCAGCACATCTTCGACCAGCGCTGCGCCTATTGCCATGGCGACCAGGGCCAGGGCGCGGTCGGCGCCTATCCGCCGCTGGCCGGCAATCGCGCGGTACTGATGAATTCGCCGGTCAACCTGATCCAGATCGTGCGCCACGGCGGCTTCCTGCCGACCACCGTCGGCAATCCGCGTCCGTACGGCATGCCGCCGTTTCGGATCGTGCTCGACGACAGCGACGTGGCCGCCGTGCTCACCTACATCCGCGGCTCATGGGGCAATGACGCGCCGCCCGTGACGGCACGCGACCTGCTGCGCCAGTGA